In a single window of the Terriglobus roseus genome:
- a CDS encoding TPM domain-containing protein, with translation MAARLRYLWFFVVALALFGCIFPAAAESVKSMPQPTAYINDYAGVLNDSTKSDLDAQLKQLDTQAHAQVFVAIIHKIEDDNSPAEFANQLFAKWKPGSKGSDHGVLLLLSVEDHKYQFEIGYGLEGILPDAKTGDIGREMVPDLKAGSYDGAVRTAVNDLTNIIAQDAGVTLDVPQHTYRRQTVRQKSGASGIIGFLVVLFIIFLLMRGGGRGGPGGFLTGMLLGNMLGGSRYRGGGDGGFGGGFGGGGDSGGGFGGGGGGSSGGGGAGGGW, from the coding sequence ATGGCAGCACGGCTCCGGTATCTTTGGTTCTTCGTCGTTGCACTGGCTCTGTTCGGGTGTATTTTCCCCGCAGCCGCCGAGTCTGTGAAGTCGATGCCGCAACCGACGGCGTATATCAACGACTACGCGGGCGTTCTCAACGACTCTACGAAATCTGATCTTGATGCGCAGCTGAAGCAGCTGGATACGCAGGCGCATGCGCAGGTCTTCGTGGCAATCATCCACAAGATCGAAGACGACAACAGTCCAGCGGAATTCGCAAACCAGCTGTTCGCGAAATGGAAGCCGGGTTCCAAAGGATCCGATCACGGCGTGCTGCTGCTGTTATCCGTGGAAGATCACAAGTATCAGTTTGAGATTGGCTACGGTCTCGAAGGCATTCTGCCCGATGCCAAGACCGGCGATATCGGTCGGGAGATGGTGCCGGACCTGAAGGCCGGCAGCTACGACGGCGCGGTACGCACAGCGGTCAACGACCTGACAAACATCATCGCGCAGGATGCTGGCGTTACGCTCGATGTACCGCAGCACACCTACCGTCGGCAGACCGTGCGACAGAAGTCGGGTGCCAGCGGCATCATCGGTTTCCTGGTCGTTTTGTTCATCATCTTCCTGCTCATGCGCGGCGGCGGTCGCGGGGGGCCGGGCGGCTTCCTGACCGGTATGCTGTTGGGCAATATGCTTGGCGGTAGTCGATATCGCGGCGGTGGCGATGGTGGATTTGGTGGCGGCTTCGGCGGCGGTGGTGACAGCGGCGGTGGCTTCGGCGGCGGTGGCGGCGGCAGTTCGGGCGGCGGCGGTGCCGGTGGCGGCTGGTAA
- a CDS encoding YajQ family cyclic di-GMP-binding protein has protein sequence MAAENSFDVVSKVEIQEVKNAIEQATKEVNARFDLKNSKSTITLEGGDENILLASQDEYTIKAVTEILQQKMVKRGISLKNLEYEKIEPAANSSVRQKVKLKQGIQSDAAKKIVAAIKDSKLKAQASIQGETVRVVSKDRDVLQQIITLLKGKDIGVELQFTNYRSN, from the coding sequence ATGGCAGCCGAAAATAGCTTCGACGTTGTGAGCAAGGTCGAGATCCAGGAAGTTAAGAACGCCATCGAGCAGGCGACCAAGGAAGTTAACGCCCGCTTCGATCTGAAGAACTCGAAGTCCACCATCACGCTCGAGGGTGGCGATGAGAACATCCTGCTGGCGTCGCAGGATGAGTACACCATCAAGGCCGTGACCGAGATCCTGCAGCAGAAGATGGTCAAGCGCGGCATCAGCCTGAAGAACCTCGAATACGAGAAGATTGAGCCCGCCGCGAACAGTTCCGTCCGCCAGAAGGTCAAGCTGAAGCAGGGTATCCAGTCCGATGCCGCGAAGAAGATCGTGGCGGCCATCAAAGACTCCAAGTTGAAGGCGCAGGCCTCCATTCAGGGCGAGACCGTTCGCGTCGTCAGCAAGGATCGCGATGTTCTTCAGCAGATCATTACCCTGCTGAAGGGCAAGGATATTGGCGTGGAACTGCAGTTTACAAACTACCGCTCGAACTAA
- a CDS encoding polyprenyl synthetase family protein, which yields MSSLPIATAKEVFDLVRDDLSAVEREFGRQSKSEVVVIQDIARYLLSGGGKRIRPLLLLLSAKALGFTGESRIRLGAVVEMLHTATLVHDDIIDEAQTRRGKPSANTAWGASKCVLAGDWLYMQSFQTALDERNFKILDLLIGLTQQMVEGELLQMQKLGHLINEEEYFDLIFRKTAMLFKVSMQLGAALAGVDETVEQQLGEYGRNLGLAFQIVDDVLDLTGEEATLGKPAASDLREGKATLAVIHALERGTGAEREAIRTVLADRSFTRVKHSTILDILRGHGSLDYAMDAARAYAEAARQSIADLPQANAEAGRALRALLWVPGYVTDRDR from the coding sequence GTGAGTTCCTTACCCATTGCGACCGCGAAAGAGGTCTTTGACCTTGTCCGCGACGACCTTTCCGCCGTTGAGCGGGAGTTTGGACGCCAGTCCAAGTCGGAAGTCGTAGTCATTCAGGACATCGCCCGCTACCTGCTCTCAGGTGGCGGCAAGCGCATCCGGCCACTCCTGCTGCTGCTCTCTGCAAAGGCCCTCGGATTCACCGGCGAGAGCCGGATCAGGCTGGGCGCGGTCGTAGAGATGCTGCACACGGCAACGCTGGTCCACGACGACATCATCGATGAGGCGCAGACTCGCCGCGGCAAGCCCAGCGCAAACACCGCCTGGGGTGCCAGCAAATGCGTCCTGGCCGGCGACTGGCTCTACATGCAGTCCTTCCAGACTGCGCTGGACGAACGAAACTTCAAGATCCTCGATCTGCTGATCGGCTTGACCCAGCAGATGGTCGAAGGTGAGCTCCTGCAGATGCAGAAGCTTGGCCACCTGATTAATGAAGAAGAGTACTTCGACCTGATCTTCCGCAAGACCGCAATGCTGTTCAAGGTGAGCATGCAACTCGGCGCGGCACTGGCCGGTGTGGACGAAACTGTCGAACAACAGCTGGGCGAGTATGGCCGCAACCTTGGACTTGCATTTCAGATCGTCGATGACGTACTGGACCTGACGGGCGAAGAAGCAACACTGGGCAAGCCCGCCGCGAGCGATCTCCGCGAGGGTAAGGCTACCCTGGCCGTGATTCATGCATTGGAACGCGGTACCGGTGCCGAGCGCGAGGCCATTCGGACCGTTCTGGCCGACCGCAGCTTTACCCGCGTAAAGCACTCAACCATCCTCGACATCCTGCGCGGCCACGGCTCTCTGGACTATGCGATGGACGCCGCCCGCGCGTACGCCGAAGCTGCTCGTCAGTCGATTGCCGATCTGCCACAAGCCAATGCTGAGGCGGGCCGGGCTTTACGCGCACTGTTGTGGGTGCCAGGTTACGTGACAGACCGAGACCGGTAG
- a CDS encoding TIGR03435 family protein, whose product MGELLRSHLLMALGLWCGSAVAQILHPQQPMPSFEVATIKPWKPSQPAPTADGGPGAVKKIVKMAPVGSPPLSQRVHFIGQIQLLIESAYNLPVSSGNRILGGPEWVRSEGDRYELMAKIDDAKFAEMQRLTVSQQQGQVARMEQTLLAERLGLKVHFEMREMPVYTLVIAKGGAKLTASSGSDPSRLTVARSEGENDLAAKSVTMDELVRSPFLRGIGRPVFNQTGIVGPCDFSLKWSADEVASSEGSSAVPGLFPALEEQLGLKLVASRGPVEVIVIDHIDRPSDN is encoded by the coding sequence ATGGGTGAGCTTCTCCGTAGTCATCTTCTGATGGCGCTTGGTCTATGGTGCGGGTCCGCCGTCGCTCAGATCCTGCATCCGCAGCAACCGATGCCTTCGTTTGAAGTGGCCACGATAAAACCCTGGAAGCCGAGCCAACCGGCACCCACAGCCGATGGTGGTCCCGGTGCGGTGAAGAAGATTGTGAAGATGGCTCCGGTAGGGTCGCCCCCGCTCTCGCAGCGCGTTCACTTCATCGGCCAGATCCAGTTGCTGATCGAATCCGCCTACAATCTGCCGGTGTCATCGGGTAATCGCATTCTGGGTGGTCCGGAGTGGGTACGCAGCGAGGGCGACCGTTATGAGCTCATGGCGAAGATCGACGACGCAAAATTCGCCGAGATGCAGCGCCTCACCGTCTCGCAACAGCAAGGCCAGGTCGCACGGATGGAGCAGACGCTCCTGGCGGAGCGCTTGGGTCTGAAGGTGCATTTTGAGATGCGGGAGATGCCCGTCTACACGCTCGTGATCGCCAAGGGTGGAGCGAAGCTCACCGCCTCATCAGGGAGCGATCCGAGCCGGCTTACAGTGGCCAGAAGCGAAGGAGAAAATGATCTTGCGGCGAAGTCTGTGACAATGGACGAGCTCGTACGATCGCCCTTCCTGCGCGGGATCGGCAGGCCTGTGTTCAATCAAACCGGGATAGTTGGTCCTTGTGACTTCTCACTCAAATGGTCTGCGGATGAGGTGGCTTCCTCGGAGGGAAGCAGTGCGGTTCCCGGTCTGTTCCCTGCGTTGGAAGAGCAACTAGGGCTGAAGCTTGTCGCATCGAGAGGGCCGGTCGAGGTAATCGTCATCGATCACATCGACCGGCCTTCAGATAACTAA
- a CDS encoding LemA family protein, with translation MKKGLIGLIVAVVLIGLVAMSFISAKNSIAVKSNGIDAAFSEVDVNLQRRADLIPNLVASVKGYAKVETNILTAIAEARSGLLQARTPDEKLAANDRLSATLLPLTRMQEAYPDLKSNQQFMRLEDELSGTENRIAVARKRYNDSILDYNNTIAVFPNSMWASIAGYKPRTTYYRADPGSATVPKVDFDK, from the coding sequence ATGAAAAAGGGCTTGATCGGTCTGATTGTGGCGGTTGTACTCATTGGCCTGGTGGCGATGAGCTTTATCTCCGCGAAGAACTCGATCGCGGTGAAATCAAACGGGATTGACGCGGCTTTCAGCGAGGTTGATGTCAACCTGCAACGGCGCGCCGATCTGATTCCGAACCTGGTCGCCAGCGTCAAGGGCTATGCCAAGGTAGAGACCAATATCCTCACCGCCATCGCAGAGGCTCGCAGCGGCTTGCTGCAGGCGCGCACGCCTGACGAGAAGCTTGCAGCGAACGATCGTCTGTCCGCCACGCTGCTGCCGCTTACGCGCATGCAGGAGGCTTACCCGGACCTAAAGAGCAACCAGCAGTTCATGCGGCTGGAAGATGAGCTCTCGGGTACGGAGAACCGTATTGCCGTCGCACGCAAGCGTTACAACGACTCCATCCTGGACTACAACAATACGATCGCAGTCTTCCCGAACAGCATGTGGGCCAGCATCGCCGGTTACAAGCCGCGGACGACATACTACCGCGCGGATCCAGGTTCTGCCACGGTTCCGAAGGTCGACTTCGATAAGTAG
- a CDS encoding TatD family hydrolase encodes MALPTRFGNLMHIVDSHAHLDFSSYADDLDAVLTRALESDVKTILAVGIGDGPETMHRARDLAVKYRGNAAAPRIVCSAGIHPQEAAHANKASLAKLTTLAADPNVVAIGEIGLDYYHSDNPDIDVQQRAFLAQMEIALAVKKPILIHCRTSDLATPQAKERFGPADAQDDLLRLIAEHFSSEGGVGVMHCFSGSADEARHALDLGFYLSFAGNVTYSRFPSIREAAELVPSNRYLVETDAPFLAPVPHRGERNEPGRTRVTAEFVAGLRNISLEQLAAETTANFARLFDVTT; translated from the coding sequence ATGGCATTGCCAACCCGATTCGGTAACCTTATGCACATCGTTGATTCACACGCACATCTCGACTTCTCCAGCTATGCCGACGACCTCGACGCGGTATTGACGCGCGCACTCGAGTCCGACGTCAAGACTATCCTTGCCGTCGGGATCGGAGACGGCCCGGAGACGATGCATCGCGCGCGTGACCTTGCCGTGAAGTACAGGGGCAACGCTGCCGCGCCACGCATTGTCTGTAGCGCCGGGATTCATCCGCAGGAGGCGGCACACGCGAACAAAGCATCGTTAGCGAAGCTGACAACCCTCGCGGCAGACCCCAACGTCGTCGCCATTGGCGAGATCGGCCTGGACTACTACCATTCCGACAACCCTGATATCGACGTGCAACAGCGAGCCTTTCTCGCGCAGATGGAGATCGCACTTGCGGTGAAAAAGCCCATCCTGATCCACTGCAGGACCAGCGATCTCGCCACGCCGCAGGCCAAGGAACGCTTTGGACCGGCCGATGCGCAGGACGACCTGCTGCGGCTGATCGCAGAGCACTTCAGCAGCGAGGGTGGAGTAGGCGTGATGCACTGCTTCTCGGGCTCGGCCGACGAGGCTCGGCACGCCCTGGACCTCGGCTTCTACTTGTCCTTCGCAGGAAACGTTACCTACTCCCGCTTCCCTTCTATCCGCGAAGCAGCTGAGCTTGTTCCCTCCAACCGTTACCTCGTCGAGACGGACGCGCCGTTTCTCGCCCCTGTCCCGCATCGGGGCGAACGCAACGAGCCCGGCCGTACCCGCGTTACGGCAGAGTTCGTCGCCGGACTTCGCAACATTTCGTTAGAGCAACTTGCAGCAGAAACCACAGCAAACTTTGCACGGCTATTCGACGTGACGACGTAG
- a CDS encoding DUF4142 domain-containing protein, with product MKIRTLALTATLFACTATAAFGQGFSDKDKSFLKESTQDNMAEVKMAELALKTTKNPKIRSFAEKMVTDHNALLAGAKPVAAKAGVEPPKTDGFEANADYLKLKVLTGETFDKSYVKTMVSDHHSDLDKIKQENAATSNPDMKKLTTHAATVVAGHTKMVDALAGSMGLQ from the coding sequence ATGAAGATCCGCACGCTTGCACTGACTGCCACGTTGTTCGCCTGTACCGCCACCGCAGCATTCGGACAGGGCTTCTCCGATAAGGACAAGAGCTTTCTGAAGGAGTCCACGCAGGACAACATGGCTGAAGTGAAGATGGCCGAACTGGCGCTGAAGACCACGAAGAACCCGAAGATCCGCAGCTTTGCAGAGAAGATGGTGACGGACCATAATGCTCTGCTGGCAGGCGCCAAGCCCGTAGCCGCCAAGGCTGGTGTAGAGCCACCCAAAACCGACGGCTTCGAAGCCAATGCCGACTACCTGAAGCTGAAGGTACTGACCGGTGAAACCTTCGATAAGAGCTATGTGAAGACCATGGTGAGCGATCACCATAGCGACCTGGACAAGATCAAGCAGGAGAACGCGGCGACATCGAATCCCGATATGAAGAAGCTAACGACGCACGCTGCGACCGTCGTTGCGGGGCACACGAAGATGGTCGACGCACTGGCAGGATCGATGGGCTTGCAGTAA